A region of the Silene latifolia isolate original U9 population chromosome 9, ASM4854445v1, whole genome shotgun sequence genome:
tgatggatatgtgaaggttcataattgattgcttgtgtgagcttggattgcgaaaaggtagggaaatacacttgacttatcagcgttgttgttaagttgtgttgacttgttgtgtttcatatgaccaaactgtgaacgttgacttgtttcgtggttgttgatttatgttatgatttataTCTTTGGAATGTGGTTGATCGAAtcgatcgtattgagtatgttatcacaacatttttgGTAgccggcatgatttcattcattgatatacatattgtgttgcattgatttctgttgagcatttcatatgcattggagatggaggatgttgtggtgatgtggtggggtgatgatgatgttgtgataaggcccgggcgggttctcggcagacttgccctggtgtcctcagtgaaagtggcggatcggctacggtcgatatatagtctacggggatcggtatggtgggcgttcgggttatgagatatgagttgagatggaggtggaggtgacggaggagcatgcatatcatattttgttgtttcattgtattccctactcaacctcgtggttgaccccgtgtattcgtgaacacctgtgacgatccaaatattggggagcagacttgtgggtttatgagataggatgggagcttgatgggcgtgagacactggatcagaagacttagtagctagatcatcatttagaagactttcacttttatttatgttagttcttgtaatttgatgtaaatgaggttttgtaaaaagttaagttaaagaaattatgtaatttgccttggagtttaatttgttattcactacctcgggaaaccgagatggtaacagtccggtttattagggaatgtcttgctagaggctcctttataaatcggggtgttacaagcaACCCCGACCTACCTTCCTCCCGGGTTCGTAAGCCGGACTCCCCTATCCTAAGTTAAGGTTAATAAGCCCACGTTATCTTcccggtcatcccactccctttCTCAAGAGTCGATTTCAAACCGAAAATTAAAGGCACCCTTCTCAAGTTCTCCCTCCCAGGCTCAACTCAAGTTGACAACTAGTCTAAGTGAGGTAAGCCGACTCCCAACCTAGCCGACTCCCAACCTAGCGTACAATTACAATGAGTAAAAATAAAACGTATATTGCGTAATCAACAAAACTTTACAAATATATGCATAAATAAAATAACTTTTCAAAGTTTCATCTAAAGTTTACAAGTGTACTAATGAATTAACCTTAtacagttcatagactatacatctgaggtagtacctcttattgtttattttatgagttttattttaaagtttttgagttttgctttaatataaagtttttgagcacatttactaaaacattacactaaaaaaatataatattgctcaaaaactatatttataaatggtaatatacTCAAAAAAAATGTGTATATACTCAAAAACTATAaggtctgaggtactacctcagatgcgtaatcctttttctcaaCCTTATACCTTCACTCCAAAAACTATATATTTAACATCTACTTCTATTAACACTTTACATTGCCACCCGTACaatgcacgggttcaaaaactagttcaTATAATTCTGAAATTTCAGCATTAAAATATTTTTAAGTACTAATGAAACCTTCCGTGGTAGCCAAGCGAATATCTAATGTCATCGAATTAGGTTTCCATATTCAATCATGCCTTGACCTGTACGAAGATTGATTTCTTTTGTCACTTCCTTTTGTCGGGTTTTCAACGTAAAATCATTCAACTTGTTTATACAACTGTAAAAGGGATACTAAATAATCTTTAGTGGCTTACATTCTGATATAGAATGCAGGAAACTACCTTGAATTGATGGAAGAATTAGGAGTTTTGAGGTTCTATACACACTCAACAGTCATAGAAGAATTATAGAGAGAGATAGAAATAGTTGAAAAATTAAGTTTGTATTGAGTTTGTGtataaaatgatgaatgaatcaaTTACAATTGCTGAGTATTGCTTATATATCACAATTTGACAGCTAATTCCTAACTAACTGCCAGCTCACTTCCAACAACTTTCATAACAACTTTTGGCGCCAAACCCAAAGTCTGTTATTCAAGTCTGTTATTTAGTTATTCTGTATCATATCTTCCTCCTTCAGAAGAGACTTGTCCTCAAGTCTCGGCTATCTTCTGGATAAACTCAGGATACTGTTGCTCAATTACTTCAGCAAATTCCCAGATGGCATCGTGTATTGGAAACCCTTCCCAATGTACCAAGTACTGCACTGTAGCTTTGTTTTGCCTCTTTACAATCCTTCTTTCCAACACAGCTGCTGGTTGAATAGTATCATCACTAGAAAGCCCTTGCATCCAGTTTGGAATATGAGGTGCAGCAGGAAGATTTCCTCTGAATGCTTTCAACTGAGACACATGGAATACTTTATGAATTTTAGCAGTGTCAGGAAGAGTTAATTTATACGCAACCTTGCCCACAGTGTCTTCCACCTGAAAAGGTCCATAGTACTTGGGTGATATCTTCTCACTCATCCTTTGTTGGACTGACCCTTCCTTGTAGGATTGCAACTTCAGCCACACCCAATCTCCAACCTTAAACACTCTTTCTGTTCTTCCTTTATCAGCCTGAGTTTTCATTCTGTGTTGTGCTTTAGTCAATTGTTGTCTGAGCAAAGCTAACATAGCTTCTCTTCGTTGCATAGTCCTGTCCACAGACTCCACTGGAGACTCTCCTGGTAAGTAAGGAAGATGAATGGGAGGGGGTTGGTTATATACTGCCTCATAAGGGGTTAACTGAATTGCAGAATGGTAAGTGGTATTATACCACCACTCAGCCAAAGGGAGCCAAAGTACCCATTCCTTTGGTTTTTCTCCACACATACACCTCAAATATGACTCTATAAACCTGTTGACTACCTCTGTTTGACCGTCTGTTTGAGGGTGGTAAGCAGATGATAACAGCAATTCAGACCCTTGCAGCTGAAATAAAGCTTTCCAGAACTGGCTAGTAAAGATTGCATCCCTATCACTTACTATGCTTCTTGGCCAACCATGTAATCTGAACACATTGTCCAAATAAGACTGAGCCACATCCACAACTGAGAAAGGATGGGATAAAGCCATAAAGTGTGCATATTTGCTCATcctatcaaccacaacaaagatgACTTCCTTTCCCTGAGATTTAGGTAAGCATgtgataaaatccatggaaatgtcTAACCACACTTCAGTAGGGATGGGCAATGGTTGCAATAACCCTAGATAAGCAGAATGATCATATTTATTTGTCTGGCATGTAACACAGTGCCTGACATAGTGACTTATATCTCTGGTGATCCCTTTCCAAATGAACAATGCTTTGACTCTCCTAGTGGTAGCATCCCTTCCTGAATGGCCACTTTGAGATGAACTGTGCAACCAATCTAAAATTTTAGTCCTCAAGTCAGCATCAGGTCCAACCACAATTCTTCCTTTTTTCCTTAGTAAACCATTAACCAACTTATAATTGGCAACTGTGGCAAGTTCATTTTGCAGTTGATGTATCATATTGCTCAGAAAACCATCAAGTGCATAACTGTGTTGAATCCTTTCAGATAAATCTGATTGGGCTCCTGACAAAGCTAGACAAAGCAGCTCGCTGCCTGGTAGCCTAGACAGAGCATCAGCAGCTACATTCTCTTTTCTAGATCTATAGTGTATTTCATAGTTAAATCCCATGAGTTTGGATAACCATAATTGCTGAAATGGTGTAGAAATCTTTTGTTGCAATAACCACTTTAAACTTTTTTTATCTGTCATTATGATAAACTTTTGACCCATGAGATATTGCTCCCATTTTTTAATAGCAAAAACTATGGCCAATAACTCCTTTTCGTAGACAGATAATGTTTGCCATTTAGGACTCAAGGTTTTGCTAATGAAAGCCAAAGGATGTCCCCCTTGCATCAACACAGCCCCAATACCACTGTTTGATGCATCAGTTTCCACAATGAATGGTTTATCAAAATCGAGTAATGCTAACACAAGAGCACTACTAAGGGCATCCTTAAGTTTCTGAAATGCCATGGTAGCTGCACTATTCCAAGCAAATTCCCTTTTCTTCAACAACTGAGTAAGGGGTTGGCTGATTACTGCATAATTTCTCACAAATTTGCTGTaataccctgccaaacccaagaagcTCCTCAACTCCTTGACATTCTTGGGTGCAGGCCAGTTTGCCACTGCCAACACCTTATTTCCATCAGTTTCCACCCCTTTTCCAGAAATGAAATGCCCAAGATATTCCACCTTATCAATAGCAAAGGAACACTTACTTCCTTTGGCAAATAAATTGTTTCCTCTCATTAGTTCAAACACAGCAGCTAGATGATGCAAGTGGTCTTGCAAGGACTTACTATACACCAGTATATCGTCAAAGAAGACAAGAACACATTTCCTCAACAAGGGTTTGAACACATTATTCATCCAATTTTGAAAAGAAGCGGGGGCATTTGTCAACCCAAAGGGCATAACCAAGAATTCATAGTGGCCAACGTGGGTTTTAAATGCAGTTTTAAACACATCACTCTCATGCACCCTTAGTTGGTGATAACCGGCTCTAAGATCTAACTTTGAAAAGACCATAGAGCCTgccaattcatcaatcaactcaTCCACAACTGGGATTGGGAATTTATCCTTAACAGTCCTCTTGTTTAATTTCCTGTAGTCAACACACAAGCGCCAAGACCCATCCTTCTTTCCCACCAATACTACTGGAGAAGCAAATGGACTGCAGCTGGATTGTATGATACCCTGGTCTAGCATTTCTTGCACCAATTTTTCAATGATATCCCTTTGCTTAAGGGGATACCTATATGGCCTAATATTGACTGGTTGTGCATTAGTCAATAGAGGAATTCTGTGATCATATATCCCTCTACTTGGTGGTAAGTTAGTAGGTTCTGCAAATATATCTTGATATTTTTGCAACAAATTCTTGAGTGCCACACGCTGTTCAGTCCCTGTTGTCATTTCCTGATTGCAACATAGAATCTGAGGCTCTTCTCCCCCATTGTTGCTTACTTGTAAGAAACACAAGTGAGCAGCATTATCCATCAACTTTCCAGATGGAGTGTCTGCCACTACTCTAACCTTCTGAGGAGCTAACCCTCTCAGTACATGTCTCCTTTTATTAAAGGTGAAATCCATTCTCAATTTTTTGATATTCCAGCTAACTGTGCCCAGGGTACTGAGCCATTGTACCCCTAATACCATATCACAACCACCTAATGGTATAATTAGCACATCCGTCTCAAATTGGGTATTTTGCAGTTGCCAAGAAAATTTTTTACTCATAAGTTGACATGGAAATTGGCTCCCATCAGCCACTGTCACAGACTGTGGTTCAATAGTATCCAACCTACATCCCAACTTCATTGCCATTCCTTGATCCAAGAAGTTATGTGTACTCCCTGAGTCAATTAGAATATGTATGGCTTTTTTTCCTACATAACCCGTGACCCTCATAGTCTGAAACCCAGGGCTTCCAGACAGTGCATGCATTGAAATGCAGGGATCAGATCCAACCATTTCATATCCCACATCAATCTCCTCAGATTCCTCTTCCAGTCCTACCTCTAATTGGTCGTCACAGTCCTCTCCCACAATTTCCACAGCAAACAATTGTGTTCCTTTAAATTTGTAGTTGTGGTTCCTGTCAAAAGGCTCACTACAGAAATAACATTCTCATCTCTTCTGTTTTTCCGCCCTCTCTCGCCGCACTAATAAATCGTGTGGGTCTTTGAGGCCGAGCGGGTTGTTTTTTGTGAATTATGGGTTGTTGGGGGTAGGCAGTAACCCTTTAGAAGAAGATTTGCTCGCGAAAGAGTTTTGGAAGGGTATGGACTTTGAGACAGACGTTGCAGTCTGTGAAAAAGTTTTAGGGGTAAACTTTGAAGCAGACAAGGTCTCCTCCTGCAGCCTAGCATATTCAACTACAAACGCTAAAGTTCTTGGTTTGAAGGCTCGCACAAAGGGTTTCAAAGAAGCTTCGGACCACCCACAAACTCGTCAAGAAAGTATTGTTCGGGTAACAAGGGGTTTCTCTACAACATCAAACCTTTCAAATTCTCGAATGCATCCAAATAATCATCAATGGAACCAGTTTGATGCAATTTATTAAACTCTTCAACAACATTGCCAACAATTTCTTCCTTAAATCTTGCACACAAATCCACAATAAAATCATCCCAATCCACATGAGGTCTAACAACTATATAACTGTTAAACCATGATTCAGCTCGTCCTATCATGTACATACTAGCTAAATCAACACGTTGATTCTCAGGAATTTTGCACAAATTGAAATATTTCAAACACTTTTTCATCCAAATACGAGGATTATTACCATCGAAAGAAGGAAACTCAAGTTTTGGAGTGAATTTGAGATTATTTTGATTACTGTGGTGAGAAGATTCGCCATTTTCAATTACAGCATCTCGACCACTAATCCCCTTTTCTTGCTCCTGCGCCTTTAACAACGCCATGATTTCTCCAAGAACCGAAGATTTCTTTGCTCCAATTTCGCTCTAAAGTCGAAATTCGTCCCTCCATTCTTGTTTTTAATTCTTTGCATTGTCAATCTTCTAGTTGAAAAGTGCCGGTTTAGGGTTCTAACAAATTTGGGGGAAAATCGTAATTGTAATGTGAATTGTGCGGAAGCGATTACAAAGGATCAAAAAGTTGATACCAATGATATAGAATGCAGGAAACTACCTTGAATTGATGGAAGAATTAGGAGTTTCGAGGTTCTATACACACTCAACAGTCATAGAAGAATTATAGAGAGAGATAGAAATAGTTGAAAGATTAAGTTTGTATTGAGTTTGTGtataaaatgatgaatgaatcaaTTACAATTGCTGAGTATTGCTTATATATCACAATTTGACAGCTAATTCCTAACTAACTGGCAGCTCACTTCCAACAACTTTCATAACAACTTTTGGCGCCAAACCCAAAGTCTGTTATTCAAGTCTGTTATTTAGTTATTCTATCACATTCATCCTGTTGAACTGCAAACATGAACTACGACGTTCCATTTAATATGTACGATAAATGATTTGGGACGCATCCCAATACTCTGGAAGCATTAGATCtctattttaataaaattcaagcATAAGAGTGTGTCTGAGCTAATAAATACCGACAATGCGTTTCGTACTATTTACACATCACCTACTGAGAATATAACACTTCCGATTGTCATCTTTCTCCATTTTCAGGCCAAGGAGGCAATTTTCTGCCATTAACATTTACATCACCCTTCGGAATCAAGCTGTTTGTAGCCTGAACATCAAAAATTGTTTCATCAAAATCAAGTTCTTCAGCATCTAGGCAAGCATCAAAAAGTTCAATGTCTAGGGCTTTAATTTCTGCAGTATTTTGCATTGCTTTAACAGCTCGCTTCTTTGATCTTCCGGTGCTTGCAATCATATCGTCATCCTCGTTGGATGTGGCATTTGATACTTTGCTagtttctcttcttctttttatTGAATCTGAACTTTCATTACTGCTGCTATTGTTCTTAGTATCGAAATTGGAGTGTTCCTTCACGACAGCTTCAATGGTTTCCAGAACACGGTCACCATACTTGTTCACTTTTGCCCTAAGTTAGGGAAAGAAACATGATAAACCATATGTATAAGTGAAACAGTTTAGTACTAAGATCTATATTTACAGTAACATCACTCCTGCCTCAAAGGCTCTTGCAAAATGATGCACTACAGGAGAGCCCGGCGGCGATACAGGCTTACTCCAATGTCGAACAAAATTGGGAGATTTTTTCCGAAGAAGCATAAAGAAAACATCTAGAATCGTATCAAATGATTACTACTACATCGTGAAAAGAGGCATATCCATATTAGTACACCCACTtagctttattccatcataatccaaaaTGAAAGAATAGTTCATCTGTGGCTCCATTAGAATTTAAACAACGTTTAATTAtgctaattgaaaaatcaaattaaaacaaaattgaaatcttgaaCAAGCTAAAAACCTTACTTGCTAATGCCATTGATTTCAAGTAGTTCTTCTTTAGTTCGAGGCACTCTCTTGCTGATATTCTGCAAAGCCATGTTCCTGGTCCAGTCACAAACAAGTGGTAAGAATATTCAATAACCTGTTGATTTTGGTTGTATACTTGGATCATCACAAGCATAAATAAAATGTTTCACCAGAAAAGTGTCCTGCCATTAAGAAATTTTAGTTTTCTATTGTAGCATACAATTACCTCAGAAGTTCTTAGTTTTATACTACTACTGTTGTTCTATTTTCTAAGTAGCATATCTATGTTTTCACAGATATTACCATATTACGGAGTATATAATATAATAAGGAACATAAGAAACATGAAaaaacaagagagtaggagatgATTATACTGGAACTTTCTTATATATTCAAGTCTCCACCTATATAAGCTTTGTCATATACTCGTATTTATACAATGTGAAATGGACCTATTTAATTAGAATTCCCATCCAAATAACAACCCATTAAAAACTGAAATAAGGAAATAACTATTCGATAAGTCAGTATAATCCAATATAAGACATTCCCATATGAGAATTTGCAATGGTTGTATGCATGCCGGCAATGAATATCAGTGgtaagattaaggaaataattaGACTGATTTACCCGAATATGTGGTACGCCATGACCCTATCTCCACCTTCTTTCATAAGGGCCGTTCTCAGCACTCTCAGAGCAGAGTACAATTTGGCAGATATTTCCTGATTAACATTTTATAACATAAGTAATAGACCAAACAACTAACGCTTCTACTTCAATATTCTCAAGTGAAGAGGTCATATTTGACTCTTACCACATCAGCTTCGGGTCCAGGTTTAGCAAAAGCGTCGCATTGAAGAGGGCTTGTTTTGCTAGTAGTGAGAGAGTCCTTGGCTGGTGTTACATCAGGTTTCGTCGATTTGAGAGTTGATATTTTTGTAGGGGAAGGGAATCTGGAAGTTATTCACATGAGAAGTCAACAACAGACAACAGCAACCAAGAGCACACGCAGACACCAAGATGGTTATCAGACTTATCACTTTACTGGATAAGTTAATGTTGCCAATTTTCAAGCTGCATTACTACATAGATGTCACTAAATCAAGCGATCACATATTCACATCAATTAAATACTCCGTACAAATTATAAGCGATCAAAGCAAATCAGGATTTACGGAGAAAATGACACTAATCACAGTAAAGAGCTCAACAGGTTAAAATATCTTCCAGAGCGTACAGCACTATAGTTGATTTTCCAAAAGTTCTCATATTCTCCCTTATTACTGAATTctataaaattttcaaatttcccTCCACCTATTTTGAAACACGATGATGTGAAACAAGGGAGTACAACATGATAGCATTAGTCCGCCATTAAGGAGATGATGGGTAAAGAGGCTGACCTTAAAATAATTCTCTGACTTCCCGAGAAAAGCATTCTGGATTTGGATTCATTGACCTGAAATTAAGGAAAAGCATCTAAACCGTATTACATAATTAAGCAACTAGGAGAGATtacagaagaaaacgctctaatATTTTAACATGCCTTTAAAATTGATGAGACAGATCCATAAACATCACTTTTCTTGACTTCCTCAACAAGAATGTCTTCAACCACTAGGTGTCGAAGCACTCGAGAAGCTTCGCCTTTGGCCAAACTTTTACCAGTTCCATGCAAACTCAGAGTTTCATGTTTTTGTTTCTTGACCTGAACTTCCAACAGTGATTGAATTAAATACTAGTGTCATGAGATCAATGAAATCCAGATTCCAGAAAACACGAAGATGCTTCTAATTTCTCACATATTGGCTTAAAGAACCCCTGAAGACTTCCAAGATATGAGCCGATGAGAATTGCTGCCTTGTTGCCTTCACAAGCTCTACCTTTAGAGATTGAGCAATTGAGCAAATCATTACATTCATGATTCATTAGGTAAAAATGCATTTTTATGACGGAAATATATAAAAGCCAAATACAAAATGTTTCCTTACTAGTTGTTTTGCAGTGTTGGTCATATCTTTCTCAATACTACTAATGTTCTTAGAGCAGTTGTCACATGTTTTCCTACAGTTCAGAGAATTAAAATTTTCTCCGAAATGGCCAAGTTGCAAGAGACGTCGACAATCGACTTCATTTTCACTGTAACTAACCTGGTACATCCAATTTTGTTATGTCAAAATCTCACAGTAACAAAAGTAAATCAAAAGAACTGACATGAGAACTTCAAATACCATGCGTAGAAGGTTCTCCATGTTAGTTTCGATAATTCTACCAGAATTTGTTGAAGATGGACGGTTTTGTGCATACGTAAAGGGAGACTGCTCGGCAACCCCTTGGCTGAGCATGTTTTTGACACGAATCTGGGAAAGGATGAACAATGACAGATAAAATGAAACAAAGATAAATGCACATACATTCAGATGCATGCATTGGCTTCTTATACTAAAGCCAGATATTGAACACCATGTTTAAAAAGTCGACGTACAGTAATCACAATAGTAATTGGGGAACAAGGACTTACATAATCACTGTAACTATAAAACAGCACACAAGATGCACGCACGCCATCTCTACCAGCACGACCACATTCCTGTATCATTAAAAGTTCTGTAAGTCGCAATAGAACCGTAAATTCACTTATAAATTAACACTGAAATTGAAACAATTACTCCACTAGACAGATGTTCAATAGTGTTGGCGTTACATTTGGCATATAGCTGATACCATGATTACCAGATTCATATTACCCAATTTGGATTTGTGACGATACGCTCGAGTATGACAATAAACATAATGTGAATTCATAACATAAATACACTAGATTTTTTTAAACttaaaattaatattaatattacataaaaagtTATAAAAAAACAAACCTATATAATTAAATCTATCTTATTTACCAATTGTTTCATAACTCATCAAGGATTTCAAGGCAGAAGAACGAAAAAAAATGTATACTTTGTTTTAATAAAAAGATGTACAATGAAAATAGCAATCCCCGCCACCCTTTTCACAGGTTTCACTTTCTCCTTTCGTATATTATTAAAAGGAGTTTTTTTTCTTCATATTTCTTTTCATATGAGCCAAGAAACGCTCTTGGCAAAATTAACATTGAAGATTATACAAGGTAATTTTTTATCTAAAGGAGCATTTTGTGTATAGACTAAAGTTAATAAAAGAAAATTTCCTACCCTTTTTCTCCATCTACAAGATAAGGAGTACTTTATATAATACTAAAGCAAATAAACTAAGCCACGCCACAGTTGCTAAAATGATATTAAATAGACCACTTTTGATTCACTATTTTTGACGAATATGACACGATTCACTATTTGTTACGAATTCAATGCAATTCAACACCATTTTAGGCTAAAAATCGCCAATTTAATCTTAGTGATATTCGAATTCAACCAAATCAATTTGCGAAGTCAAGCAAACTTATTAGCTAATTCAAGTGAATAGATATGCAATTAATCGCAGTAAGAAGTAACACAATCTCTATGAAAAACAAAATGATTGAGGTGATATATATCAGTAGAAACAACATTAAGAGGCTTCTAATCTTTgtttcaaaaattcaaacaatTTGAAAGTTACTGAGTTGTCAAACATGCATAGTGCTATGTTACAAGCACCTGTGGAGCATCACTCATAGAAAATAACTGTAGCCTAAGTTTTTACAGTGAGACCTGATGATAGCCTTCTATAGATTTTGGAAGAGAATGGTGAATCACAAAACGAACATCTGGCTTATTGATACCTGAATATTGAAATGCCAGTGTCAGATACTAACTATTGAGATCTTTGCAATCGAAACAAAAAGCGAAAAAGTTACCCATTCCAAATGCCACAGTTGCACAGATAATGTTAATTTCATCTTTACTCCATTGCTTCTGTACTAAGGTACGGTGAGCAGGCTCCATACTGCCATGGTAGAAAGCTGTTTTGTGTCCGCACTCCTGAAGAAACAGCTAAACAACTTAGCATAACTGTAAACTGGAAGCAGTCATAAAACAAATCCTGGAAACAACGGGAATAATCAGTGTCTTAAGGAGAGTTCTGAAACAGAATGCAACAGCAATAAGTTCCTTTAGAATCAAACGCTGTTGAAGATTGCTGTTATTTATACCCTTTGCAAGCTACTTACGCTTATAATAACTGAAGCAATTTATCATTGATAAAATAGAAGTTACAGCATTTAAAAAAATGTATCCTGATTAATAAACCATCCTCAAGTAAACTATAACacatgaaagaaagaaagaaataccTGCAATTTCTCAGCAACTTTTTCACAGTCCATTCTCGAAAGACAATATATGATTCCACATTCATCATAGTGGTTTTGTCTAATAAACTTGTCTATGTCTTCCACACACTTCTTTGTCTTGGGAAGAACTGAATACCTAAATCAAAGGGGTAAAAGTATCATTACTTTAGCAAGACAAACAAAAGAATTATAATCATATAAAGCTGAGGTCCCACAAGACAAATGTTCCAAAACCACATTTTGCAGGACCTACCACAAATTTGGACGGTTGAAACTTTGACGAAAGATGATGCAATTTGCAAGACCCAGTGCCTGAACAACATCCTCCTTAACTACAGCTGTAGCCGTAGCAGTTAAAGCTAGCACTGGTGTGTTAGGAAACTTCTGCTTTAAGATACCAAGACCCTAGACATTAACCAATAGATTAAAGCTTTACTCTACCATACAAAAAGTGCAAACGGCAAAAAAAAATTCCATTCAGGACTAGAAATGATACCTGATAGTCCGGCCTAAAATCATGTCCCCATTGGCTGACACAGTGGGCTTCGTCAATTACAACTCTGGCCAGCAGCTCAAGGGAATATAACTTTTCCAAATTGCGCAAGAATACATCACTCCTGCAATTAGTCAACTTCATTGAGGCATTTGTAATG
Encoded here:
- the LOC141599707 gene encoding ATP-dependent DNA helicase Q-like 4A isoform X1 encodes the protein MSNSGLILMSGTKLDKKQPKVNLNEHVRALNNFSTQDKFLSSNFLFSLPTQKPPFQDRLMSFQVQSIGMAQVDQAWKALSNLQLCHRSYTRPGKTVPALKGDNALNTSNNDDRRKYVENRQWQQKADESKAKRTNAAGYHASSIPTYPVAEVRCSFQGQNTNEAFVPHNSCPQIPEGSRDHNVKSTVPDEAMTDVVNDDDIFGNIDVDQIVMEHYQSSCTPQPNSMRPPSTPMPDRHDAVRDDVNCLPPELSSPCIHGLKLGLCPDVTTHLQEMKDMLISISNELLDSFDLSPERMEKLRQDRLQLNKQIQQLETYIRNSAVDKERQSSQFSTSNANGRDFHFETPLVSVGSINGYDTPHAPGCRTVPVRLDNQFMAFDEPGGYSSCNLSSIPFSSTERFDFSSAPVDRAYKPRLIDVNYIEGSNDKKWSSKDFPWTKKLEANNKKVFGNHSFRPNQREVINATMSGHDVFVLMPTGGGKSLTYQLPALVCPGVTLVISPLVSLIQDQIMHLLQANIPAAYLSATMEWSEQQEILRELCSDNCRYKLLYVTPEKVAKSDVFLRNLEKLYSLELLARVVIDEAHCVSQWGHDFRPDYQGLGILKQKFPNTPVLALTATATAVVKEDVVQALGLANCIIFRQSFNRPNLWYSVLPKTKKCVEDIDKFIRQNHYDECGIIYCLSRMDCEKVAEKLQECGHKTAFYHGSMEPAHRTLVQKQWSKDEINIICATVAFGMGINKPDVRFVIHHSLPKSIEGYHQECGRAGRDGVRASCVLFYSYSDYIRVKNMLSQGVAEQSPFTYAQNRPSSTNSGRIIETNMENLLRMVSYSENEVDCRRLLQLGHFGENFNSLNCRKTCDNCSKNISSIEKDMTNTAKQLVELVKATRQQFSSAHILEVFRGSLSQYVKKQKHETLSLHGTGKSLAKGEASRVLRHLVVEDILVEEVKKSDVYGSVSSILKVNESKSRMLFSGSQRIILRFPSPTKISTLKSTKPDVTPAKDSLTTSKTSPLQCDAFAKPGPEADVEISAKLYSALRVLRTALMKEGGDRVMAYHIFGNMALQNISKRVPRTKEELLEINGISKAKVNKYGDRVLETIEAVVKEHSNFDTKNNSSSNESSDSIKRRRETSKVSNATSNEDDDMIASTGRSKKRAVKAMQNTAEIKALDIELFDACLDAEELDFDETIFDVQATNSLIPKGDVNVNGRKLPPWPENGER
- the LOC141599707 gene encoding ATP-dependent DNA helicase Q-like 4A isoform X2, which translates into the protein MSGLILMSGTKLDKKQPKVNLNEHVRALNNFSTQDKFLSSNFLFSLPTQKPPFQDRLMSFQVQSIGMAQVDQAWKALSNLQLCHRSYTRPGKTVPALKGDNALNTSNNDDRRKYVENRQWQQKADESKAKRTNAAGYHASSIPTYPVAEVRCSFQGQNTNEAFVPHNSCPQIPEGSRDHNVKSTVPDEAMTDVVNDDDIFGNIDVDQIVMEHYQSSCTPQPNSMRPPSTPMPDRHDAVRDDVNCLPPELSSPCIHGLKLGLCPDVTTHLQEMKDMLISISNELLDSFDLSPERMEKLRQDRLQLNKQIQQLETYIRNSAVDKERQSSQFSTSNANGRDFHFETPLVSVGSINGYDTPHAPGCRTVPVRLDNQFMAFDEPGGYSSCNLSSIPFSSTERFDFSSAPVDRAYKPRLIDVNYIEGSNDKKWSSKDFPWTKKLEANNKKVFGNHSFRPNQREVINATMSGHDVFVLMPTGGGKSLTYQLPALVCPGVTLVISPLVSLIQDQIMHLLQANIPAAYLSATMEWSEQQEILRELCSDNCRYKLLYVTPEKVAKSDVFLRNLEKLYSLELLARVVIDEAHCVSQWGHDFRPDYQGLGILKQKFPNTPVLALTATATAVVKEDVVQALGLANCIIFRQSFNRPNLWYSVLPKTKKCVEDIDKFIRQNHYDECGIIYCLSRMDCEKVAEKLQECGHKTAFYHGSMEPAHRTLVQKQWSKDEINIICATVAFGMGINKPDVRFVIHHSLPKSIEGYHQECGRAGRDGVRASCVLFYSYSDYIRVKNMLSQGVAEQSPFTYAQNRPSSTNSGRIIETNMENLLRMVSYSENEVDCRRLLQLGHFGENFNSLNCRKTCDNCSKNISSIEKDMTNTAKQLVELVKATRQQFSSAHILEVFRGSLSQYVKKQKHETLSLHGTGKSLAKGEASRVLRHLVVEDILVEEVKKSDVYGSVSSILKVNESKSRMLFSGSQRIILRFPSPTKISTLKSTKPDVTPAKDSLTTSKTSPLQCDAFAKPGPEADVEISAKLYSALRVLRTALMKEGGDRVMAYHIFGNMALQNISKRVPRTKEELLEINGISKAKVNKYGDRVLETIEAVVKEHSNFDTKNNSSSNESSDSIKRRRETSKVSNATSNEDDDMIASTGRSKKRAVKAMQNTAEIKALDIELFDACLDAEELDFDETIFDVQATNSLIPKGDVNVNGRKLPPWPENGER